From Nguyenibacter vanlangensis, one genomic window encodes:
- a CDS encoding LysR family transcriptional regulator: MTGMRLTLRIDTRDRPLLGHGKIRLLEAIGETGSISAAARAMGMSYRRAWLLVESLNGAFAEPVVAARPGGGGGAALSPAGQEVVRLYREIERTAHAAAATALDALAARLGTPDAAKTP; encoded by the coding sequence ATGACGGGGATGCGTCTGACGCTGCGGATCGACACGCGGGACCGGCCGTTGCTGGGCCACGGCAAGATCCGCCTGCTCGAGGCGATCGGCGAGACGGGATCGATCTCGGCGGCCGCCCGGGCCATGGGCATGTCCTATCGCCGCGCCTGGCTGCTGGTGGAATCGCTCAACGGCGCATTCGCCGAACCGGTGGTCGCCGCCCGCCCCGGCGGCGGCGGCGGGGCCGCCCTGTCGCCGGCGGGGCAGGAGGTCGTGCGCCTCTACCGCGAGATCGAGCGCACCGCGCACGCCGCCGCCGCCACGGCGCTGGACGCGCTGGCGGCTCGGCTCGGCACGCCGGATGCCGCAAAAACGCCATAG
- a CDS encoding GNAT family N-acetyltransferase — MTPPLPAMTAPSSVTAPAAWRGMRAADLSAVIAIAARVHPDYPEDAAVFGERLALCPAGCLVLEGAGGPDGYVLSHPWRDDVPPALNVALGALPARPDCWYLHDIALLPHARGRNAPAAALAMLAARARKAGLSRIVLVATGSAGAYWLRAGFTPLDRPRAAAILRSYDPAARLMSRAVGPEGPRTD, encoded by the coding sequence ATGACGCCCCCTCTTCCGGCCATGACGGCCCCATCATCCGTGACGGCGCCCGCCGCCTGGCGCGGCATGCGGGCCGCCGACCTGTCCGCCGTGATCGCGATCGCCGCGCGCGTCCATCCGGATTACCCGGAGGACGCGGCGGTGTTCGGCGAGCGGCTGGCGCTGTGCCCGGCGGGTTGCCTGGTGCTGGAGGGGGCCGGCGGGCCGGACGGCTATGTGCTGAGCCATCCCTGGCGGGACGACGTGCCGCCCGCGCTGAATGTCGCGCTGGGCGCGTTGCCGGCGCGGCCCGATTGCTGGTACCTGCACGATATTGCCCTGCTGCCGCATGCCCGTGGCCGGAACGCGCCGGCCGCCGCGCTGGCGATGCTGGCGGCGCGGGCGCGAAAGGCCGGCCTGTCGCGGATCGTGCTGGTCGCCACCGGCAGCGCCGGCGCCTATTGGCTCCGGGCGGGCTTCACCCCCCTGGACAGGCCCCGGGCGGCGGCGATCCTGCGCAGCTATGACCCGGCGGCGCGGCTGATGAGCCGCGCCGTGGGGCCCGAGGGCCCGAGGACTGACTGA
- a CDS encoding mannitol dehydrogenase family protein has protein sequence MMNRTILESLPAGISAPGYDPSAIRTGIVHFGVGNFFRAHEAFYVDRCLGLPGQQGWGIAGVGLTGGARSERKAETFRAQDCLYSLTEAAPDGARAVRVIGALRAYLLAPSDPHAVLDLLADPAIRIVSMTITEGGYNIDETTGRFRLDTPAVQADLAGDAPPATIFGFVVEALARRRAAGAGPFTVLSCDNLRHNGDVARTAFLGYARARDAGLAEWIERHVTFPNAMVDRITPSVDAAIAAELNAASGLDDALPLVAEDFTQWVVEDTFCAGRPALEQAGVQFVDDVTGYEQVKVRMLNASHILLAFPGILLGYRHVDEALRDPDLERFVNAYLERDVIPRLTAPEGLDPQEYRRSVLSRFSNPAMADQLLRVGGDGSSKVQVYWTETVRRTLADGGDLSRIAFGIAAYLEMLRGKDESGAAYTPFEPTLDPARIALAGADDLAAGLALPAFDGWRDVQTPALTQAIVAARHAIRTQGVRASLPR, from the coding sequence ATGATGAACCGGACCATTCTGGAGTCACTGCCCGCCGGCATTTCCGCTCCGGGCTATGACCCGTCCGCAATCCGCACCGGGATCGTCCATTTCGGCGTCGGCAATTTCTTCCGGGCGCATGAGGCATTCTATGTCGATCGCTGCCTGGGCCTGCCCGGCCAGCAGGGCTGGGGCATCGCCGGCGTCGGGCTGACCGGCGGCGCGCGCTCGGAACGCAAGGCCGAGACGTTCCGCGCGCAGGATTGCCTCTATTCGCTGACCGAGGCCGCGCCGGACGGCGCGCGCGCGGTGCGGGTGATCGGCGCGCTGCGCGCCTATCTGCTGGCGCCGTCCGACCCGCATGCGGTGCTGGACCTGCTGGCCGATCCGGCCATCCGCATCGTCAGCATGACGATCACCGAAGGCGGCTACAATATCGACGAGACCACCGGCCGGTTCCGCCTGGATACGCCCGCGGTCCAGGCCGACCTGGCGGGGGACGCGCCGCCCGCCACCATCTTCGGCTTCGTGGTCGAGGCCCTGGCCCGCCGCCGCGCCGCCGGCGCGGGGCCGTTCACCGTGCTGTCCTGCGACAATCTGCGCCATAACGGCGACGTCGCCCGCACGGCCTTCCTGGGCTATGCCCGGGCGCGCGACGCCGGGCTGGCGGAGTGGATCGAACGGCACGTCACCTTCCCCAACGCCATGGTCGACCGCATCACCCCGTCGGTCGACGCGGCGATCGCCGCCGAGCTGAACGCCGCGAGCGGCCTGGACGACGCGCTGCCGCTGGTGGCCGAGGATTTCACCCAATGGGTGGTCGAGGACACATTCTGCGCCGGCCGCCCCGCCCTGGAACAGGCGGGGGTGCAGTTCGTCGACGACGTGACGGGGTACGAGCAGGTCAAGGTGCGGATGCTGAACGCCTCGCACATCCTGCTGGCCTTCCCGGGCATCCTGCTGGGCTATCGCCATGTCGACGAGGCGCTGCGCGACCCGGATCTGGAACGCTTCGTCAACGCCTACCTGGAACGCGACGTGATTCCGCGCCTGACCGCGCCCGAAGGGCTGGACCCGCAGGAATACCGGCGCAGCGTGCTCAGCCGTTTCTCCAACCCCGCGATGGCCGACCAGTTGCTGCGCGTGGGCGGCGACGGCTCGTCCAAGGTCCAGGTCTACTGGACCGAGACCGTGCGCCGCACCCTGGCCGATGGCGGGGATCTGTCGCGGATCGCCTTCGGCATCGCCGCCTATCTGGAAATGCTGCGCGGCAAGGACGAGTCCGGCGCGGCCTACACCCCGTTCGAGCCGACACTGGATCCGGCGCGGATCGCCCTGGCCGGCGCGGACGACCTGGCGGCCGGGCTGGCGCTGCCCGCCTTCGACGGCTGGCGCGACGTGCAGACCCCGGCGCTGACCCAGGCGATCGTCGCCGCGCGGCACGCCATCCGCACGCAGGGGGTGCGCGCATCGCTGCCCCGCTGA
- a CDS encoding FUSC family protein encodes MTSSSAAPAGWWAAFRRAQHPRGPELRQAVRLLVSVLLSDLLARAVHLHEPVWSVITSVIVTQSRITQTLTTGRDQVVGTLLGAGAGVFAIVLILGTPLPPWLVFWLVLTPLAVLAAIRPALRFAAVTLMIVLLFPAHGSPFLRPLDRIASIMIGVITSLAVSFLVLHDEARRDVLRGAARLVGDIADLLDQALRGTLDHDAIESADEAFRTHLQEIYGAVAEAQVEGLGFLRRRGDPLLDGLPALLRRLRGSAVFTARAAIMGETLATGGALDAERQALARVLAQLGRRCEREARTRRRHRPQNEDGATAVLTVLHHPGPDWSPVMQFTLAMLHADLDRAVRALWSGCTASPHDVPHEVPTKTEKEKEAT; translated from the coding sequence ATGACGTCGTCCTCAGCCGCCCCGGCCGGCTGGTGGGCGGCGTTCCGGCGGGCCCAGCATCCGCGGGGCCCCGAACTGCGCCAGGCGGTGCGACTGCTGGTCTCGGTGCTGCTGTCCGACCTGCTGGCCCGGGCGGTGCATCTGCACGAGCCGGTCTGGTCGGTCATCACCTCGGTCATCGTGACCCAGAGCCGCATCACCCAGACCCTGACCACCGGGCGCGACCAGGTGGTGGGCACGCTGCTGGGGGCCGGGGCGGGGGTCTTCGCCATCGTGCTGATCCTGGGCACGCCGCTGCCCCCCTGGCTGGTGTTCTGGCTGGTGCTGACGCCGCTGGCCGTCCTGGCCGCGATACGCCCCGCGCTGCGCTTCGCGGCGGTAACCCTGATGATCGTGCTGCTGTTCCCCGCGCACGGCAGCCCCTTCCTGCGGCCGCTCGACCGCATCGCCTCGATCATGATCGGGGTGATCACCTCGCTTGCGGTCTCGTTCCTTGTGTTGCATGACGAAGCCAGGCGGGACGTGCTGCGCGGCGCGGCGCGCCTGGTCGGCGACATCGCCGACCTGCTGGACCAGGCCCTGCGGGGCACCCTGGACCATGATGCGATCGAGTCGGCGGACGAGGCCTTTCGGACGCATCTGCAGGAAATCTACGGCGCGGTGGCCGAGGCCCAGGTCGAGGGGCTGGGCTTCCTGCGCCGCCGCGGCGATCCGCTGCTGGACGGACTGCCCGCCCTGCTGCGCCGCCTGCGGGGCAGCGCGGTTTTTACCGCCCGTGCCGCGATCATGGGGGAAACCCTGGCCACGGGCGGCGCGCTGGATGCCGAACGGCAGGCGCTCGCCCGCGTGCTCGCGCAGCTCGGCCGCCGCTGCGAGCGCGAAGCCAGAACGCGCCGCCGCCATCGCCCGCAGAACGAGGACGGGGCGACGGCGGTCCTGACAGTGCTGCATCACCCGGGTCCCGACTGGAGCCCGGTGATGCAGTTCACCCTGGCGATGCTGCATGCCGACCTGGACCGCGCGGTTCGCGCGCTCTGGTCCGGATGCACCGCATCGCCGCACGACGTACCCCACGAGGTACCGACCAAGACCGAGAAGGAGAAAGAGGCGACATGA
- a CDS encoding DegQ family serine endoprotease: MSLPVPVFFRPLALAGLAAALSLSPGGAARAEPAIVPHPAVPAAPGAVLPPPPVPGRGMPDSFADLAARLLPAVVNVSTTETVKPGDEDGDAEGDGDGGGDAPQIPNFPEGSPFEKFFHDFMNRQNGPEAAPRKMQALGSGFIIDPSGIVVTNNHVIRHADQITVTLQDNTVLKAHEIGHDDRTDLAVLKVDSPHPLPAVGFGDSDRARVGDWVLAIGNPFGLSGTVTAGIISSRGRNIEQGPYDDFIQTDAPINKGNSGGPLFDMQGQVIGINTAIYSPSGGSIGIGFSIPSAEARGIIEQLRRTGKVSRGWIGVRIQDVTQDIADGLGLKDAHGALIAGVEPKGPAANAKLQTGDVILSLDGKPIDGRALPRLMADEIPGKVVTLGVWRHGHGLTMPVTVGALPDDTPPPAPKKPAARPQGSVPLDGLGFTVAAIDDVARQKYNLTEGQKGVVVTQVAQDGPAADRGLRPGDVITEVQQSDVSTPADVRRLLDAARAQHRRSVLFLVQNADGMRWVPFPLDGADGK, from the coding sequence ATGTCCCTGCCTGTTCCGGTTTTCTTCCGTCCGCTCGCCCTCGCCGGGCTTGCGGCGGCCCTTTCCCTGTCCCCCGGGGGCGCGGCTCGGGCCGAACCGGCGATCGTGCCGCATCCGGCGGTCCCCGCGGCGCCGGGGGCGGTGCTCCCGCCGCCGCCCGTCCCGGGACGCGGCATGCCCGACAGCTTCGCCGACCTGGCGGCGCGCCTGCTGCCGGCGGTGGTCAATGTCTCGACCACCGAGACGGTCAAGCCGGGCGACGAGGACGGCGACGCCGAGGGCGACGGTGACGGCGGCGGCGACGCGCCGCAGATCCCGAATTTCCCCGAAGGCTCGCCCTTCGAGAAATTCTTCCACGATTTCATGAACCGCCAGAACGGCCCCGAGGCCGCGCCGCGCAAGATGCAGGCGCTCGGCTCGGGCTTCATCATCGACCCGTCCGGCATCGTGGTCACCAACAACCACGTGATCCGCCATGCCGACCAGATCACGGTCACGCTGCAGGACAACACGGTGCTCAAGGCGCATGAGATCGGACATGACGACCGCACCGACCTGGCGGTGCTGAAGGTCGATTCGCCCCATCCGCTGCCCGCCGTCGGCTTCGGCGACAGCGACCGCGCCCGGGTGGGGGACTGGGTGCTGGCGATCGGCAACCCGTTCGGCCTGTCCGGCACGGTGACGGCGGGCATCATCTCGTCGCGCGGCCGCAATATCGAGCAGGGACCGTACGACGATTTCATCCAGACCGACGCGCCGATCAACAAGGGCAATTCCGGCGGCCCGCTCTTCGACATGCAGGGGCAGGTGATCGGCATCAACACCGCCATCTACTCGCCCTCGGGCGGGTCGATCGGCATCGGCTTCTCCATCCCCTCGGCCGAGGCCCGGGGAATCATCGAGCAGTTGCGCCGCACCGGCAAGGTGTCGCGCGGCTGGATCGGCGTGCGCATCCAGGACGTGACGCAGGACATCGCCGACGGGCTGGGGCTCAAGGACGCGCACGGCGCGCTGATCGCCGGCGTCGAGCCCAAGGGCCCCGCAGCGAACGCGAAACTGCAGACCGGCGACGTGATCTTGTCGCTGGACGGCAAGCCGATCGACGGGCGGGCCCTGCCGCGCCTGATGGCCGACGAAATCCCGGGCAAGGTCGTCACGCTGGGCGTCTGGCGCCATGGCCACGGCCTGACCATGCCCGTCACGGTGGGGGCGCTGCCCGACGACACGCCCCCGCCCGCGCCGAAGAAGCCGGCGGCCAGGCCGCAGGGCAGCGTCCCGCTGGACGGGCTGGGCTTCACCGTGGCGGCGATCGACGACGTGGCGCGCCAGAAATACAACCTGACCGAGGGCCAGAAGGGCGTGGTCGTGACCCAGGTGGCCCAGGACGGGCCGGCGGCGGACAGGGGCCTGCGCCCCGGCGACGTGATCACCGAGGTCCAGCAATCCGACGTGTCCACGCCGGCCGACGTGCGGCGCCTGCTGGACGCGGCGCGGGCGCAGCACAGGCGCTCGGTGCTGTTCCTCGTGCAGAATGCCGACGGAATGCGCTGGGTCCCGTTCCCGCTGGACGGAGCCGACGGAAAATAG
- a CDS encoding SGNH/GDSL hydrolase family protein: MSDPAPAAPVAHTPGTHVGAPFLPRLTARLLQGRPVRVTLFGSSTIEGVGASAPAHGFGPVFERALAPMVPGGLAVINRGVGGNGAAEMHARLADLLADGSDLVLWQTGSNDAWQGVPVETYEALTRQDLLATRAAGAELVLMDPQYCRMLEECAAFPAFVAAVHRIGADLGIPVFGRYARMKSWCAELGLARDELSPDGLHMGDRGYRLLGEAVAAWLVDLTGAPGGAAL, encoded by the coding sequence ATGTCCGATCCCGCCCCCGCGGCGCCTGTCGCCCACACCCCCGGCACGCATGTCGGGGCGCCCTTCCTTCCCCGCCTGACCGCCCGCCTGCTGCAGGGCCGGCCGGTGCGGGTGACGCTGTTCGGCTCCTCGACGATCGAGGGCGTGGGCGCCAGCGCGCCCGCGCACGGGTTCGGCCCGGTCTTCGAACGCGCGCTGGCGCCGATGGTGCCGGGCGGGCTCGCCGTGATCAATCGCGGGGTCGGCGGCAACGGCGCGGCCGAGATGCATGCGCGCCTGGCCGACCTGCTGGCCGACGGCTCGGACCTGGTGCTCTGGCAGACCGGCAGCAACGATGCCTGGCAGGGCGTGCCGGTCGAGACCTACGAGGCACTGACCCGGCAGGACCTGCTGGCCACCCGCGCGGCGGGGGCGGAGCTGGTGCTGATGGACCCGCAATATTGCCGGATGCTCGAGGAATGCGCGGCCTTCCCGGCCTTCGTCGCCGCGGTGCACCGCATCGGCGCCGACCTGGGGATCCCGGTCTTCGGCCGCTATGCCCGCATGAAATCCTGGTGCGCCGAACTGGGCCTGGCGCGCGACGAATTGTCGCCCGACGGGCTGCATATGGGCGATCGCGGCTACCGCCTGCTGGGCGAGGCCGTGGCGGCCTGGCTGGTGGACCTGACCGGCGCGCCCGGCGGCGCCGCGCTGTAG
- a CDS encoding OpgC domain-containing protein produces the protein MTSSVSQRPPSRSRGAPGAGQAGAAAPRRARDHRVDALRGVALLMMFVDHIPQNVLNRFTLRNVGFADAAEIFVLLAGYASWLAYGRNFDRVGLRAGLGRVWRRCARLYVFQAVMVVVTTATIRAWRSFWPVPVDFLEPELAHGLSAFWRVMFLDALPSNLNILPLYIVLLAAFPLVYLLMRRSLVLTLALSGGLWLLINLDPTINFPNWLDPDGWYFDPLAWQFLFTLGACASVLAGRRGGSLPAVGWLRGLCGAYLVLSAFEVFPWSLWGLPDLRPFAIPAPDKSVLAPLRLVDVMAIFYLVQSSHGARGVAEGRFGRLMALFGRHSLEIFAAGTVIDLYARLVFTSFGSGWMLQVAVNVIGFSILWGLATVLDRRRVRQKMQAATEPGREMTTPPVSGLKRAH, from the coding sequence ATGACCTCTTCCGTGTCCCAGCGCCCACCGTCCCGGTCTCGCGGGGCGCCCGGGGCCGGGCAGGCGGGCGCCGCCGCCCCGCGCCGTGCGCGCGACCATCGGGTCGATGCGCTGCGCGGCGTCGCGCTGCTGATGATGTTCGTCGACCATATCCCCCAGAACGTCCTGAACCGCTTCACCCTGCGCAATGTCGGCTTCGCCGACGCGGCGGAAATCTTCGTGCTGCTGGCGGGCTACGCCTCGTGGCTGGCCTATGGCCGGAATTTCGACCGGGTGGGCCTGCGCGCCGGGCTGGGGCGGGTGTGGCGGCGCTGCGCGCGGCTCTATGTCTTCCAGGCCGTCATGGTGGTGGTCACCACCGCGACCATCCGGGCCTGGCGGTCGTTCTGGCCTGTGCCGGTTGATTTCCTGGAACCCGAGCTGGCGCACGGGCTCAGCGCCTTCTGGCGGGTGATGTTCCTGGACGCGCTGCCCAGCAACCTGAACATCCTGCCGCTCTATATCGTGCTGCTAGCGGCCTTTCCGCTGGTCTACCTGCTGATGCGCCGCTCGCTGGTGCTGACGCTCGCGCTCAGCGGCGGGCTGTGGCTGCTGATCAACCTGGATCCGACGATCAATTTCCCCAACTGGCTGGATCCGGACGGATGGTATTTCGACCCGCTGGCCTGGCAGTTCCTGTTCACGCTGGGGGCGTGCGCCTCGGTCCTGGCCGGCCGGCGGGGCGGCAGCCTGCCGGCGGTCGGCTGGCTGCGCGGCCTGTGCGGCGCCTATCTGGTGCTGTCGGCCTTCGAGGTCTTTCCCTGGTCGCTGTGGGGGCTGCCGGACCTGCGGCCCTTCGCCATCCCCGCACCGGACAAGAGCGTCCTGGCCCCGCTGCGGCTGGTGGACGTGATGGCGATCTTCTACCTGGTGCAGTCCTCGCACGGGGCGCGGGGCGTGGCCGAGGGCCGGTTCGGGCGATTGATGGCGCTGTTCGGCCGCCATTCGCTCGAAATCTTCGCGGCCGGGACGGTCATCGACCTGTATGCGCGGCTGGTCTTCACCTCGTTCGGGTCGGGCTGGATGCTGCAGGTCGCGGTGAATGTGATCGGATTTTCGATCCTGTGGGGGCTGGCGACGGTTCTCGACCGGCGCCGGGTGCGGCAGAAGATGCAGGCGGCGACCGAGCCGGGCCGCGAGATGACGACACCCCCCGTATCCGGCCTGAAACGAGCCCATTGA